A genomic region of Raphanus sativus cultivar WK10039 chromosome 6, ASM80110v3, whole genome shotgun sequence contains the following coding sequences:
- the LOC130497021 gene encoding uncharacterized protein LOC130497021 has translation MCLRPSQEGVEDAFIWQPTTSGIYSTKSGYHSAMTSTLSQSNVTSTPIAYSIEWFKDVWSGAMSPKLKVFFWSTLQNALPLGENLQKRGINLEVNCPRCGERETTTHIFASCPFAEQVWKLIPLSNVVHLATVESFEKLVIASRSFICLPPSGISTNIVPWVCWYLWTARNQLIFERRSKSPEEVATDQSLIACREWTSAHQKTADQSPAISTTSLQRQEPPSPLPPTTTVCNTDASWRKETQRAGLGWIFTEPHSGTKIRGSEAQDFVSSPLLAEALAYRASLHHAIALGFDNLRIQSDNQTLIRAINSKHPPKEIFGVVSDINCLAACFASISFSFVYRSANSEADALAKEALFLFSLGLVMG, from the coding sequence ATGTGCTTAAGACCGAGTCAAGAGGGAGTGGAGGATGCCTTCATCTGGCAACCAACTACATCTGGTATTTACTCTACCAAATCCGGATACCACTCAGCCATGACCTCGACGCTTAGCCAATCCAATGTTACTTCAACTCCGATAGCATACTCCATCGAATGGTTCAAGGATGTGTGGTCAGGTGCGATGTCACCGAAGCTGAAAGTTTTCTTCTGGTCTACCCTACAAAATGCATTACCTCTCGGTGAGAATCTACAAAAAAGGGGGATCAACCTAGAGGTTAACTGTCCTAGATGTGGGGAAAGAGAAACAACCACACACATATTTGCATCATGTCCCTTTGCTGAGCAGGTTTGGAAACTCATACCTCTGAGTAATGTAGTTCACCTAGCTACTGTGGAATCTTTCGAGAAGCTTGTGATCGCCTCCAGGAGTTTCATTTGTCTCCCACCGTCAGGGATCTCCACAAACATCGTGCCTTGGGTATGCTGGTACTTGTGGACGGCCAGGAACCAATTGATATTTGAACGAAGGAGCAAATCACCGGAGGAGGTTGCTACTGATCAAAGTCTGATAGCGTGCCGTGAATGGACCTCTGCACATCAGAAAACAGCAGATCAATCACCAGCCATATCTACCACGAGTCTACAACGACAGGAGCCGCCAAGTCCCTTACCTCCTACAACCACCGTGTGCAATACAGACGCTTCCTGGAGAAAGGAAACACAGCGAGCAGGACTAGGATGGATCTTCACAGAACCACACTCAGGGACGAAAATCAGAGGATCAGAGGCTCAGGACTTCGTCTCCTCACCACTTCTGGCTGAAGCCCTTGCATACCGAGCCAGTCTTCATCACGCGATTGCCCTAGGTTTCGACAACCTCCGGATCCAATCGGACAACCAAACGCTCATTCGAGCCATCAATAGCAAGCACCCCCCAAAAGAGATCTTTGGTGTCGTCTCCGACATCAACTGTCTAGCTGCTTGTTTCGCTTCTATCTCGTTTTCTTTCGTTTATCGCTCTGCAAACTCTGAGGCTGATGCTCTTGCAAAAGAGGCTCTCTTTCTATTTTCGCTTGGGCTTGTAATGGGATAA
- the LOC130495887 gene encoding 9-cis-epoxycarotenoid dioxygenase NCED3, chloroplastic-like yields MASFTANTAVSRRWVGGNHTQSSLSSSQSSLSYSCSMPMTSRAQRKLNVSSALHTPPALLFSKQSSTSPAIAVNPKAKDSDTKQMNMFQRAAAAALDAAEGFLVSHERHHPLPKTADPSVQIAGNFAPVNEQPVRRNLPVVGKIPDSIKGVYVRNGANPLHEPVTGHHFFDGDGMVHAVKFEDGSASYACRFTQTNRFIQERKLGRPVFPKAIGELHGHTGIARLMLFYARAAAGLVDPTHGTGVANAGLVYFNNRLLAMSEDDLPYQVRITPSGDLKTVGRYDFDGQLQSTMIAHPKVDPESGELFALSYDVVSKPYLKYFRFSPDGTKSPDVEINLEQPTMMHDFAITENFVVIPDQQVVFKLPEMIRGGSPVVYDKDKVARFGVLDKYAGDSSGIRWIEAPGCFCFHLWNAWEEPETEEVVVIGSCMTPPDSIFNESDESLRSVLSEIRLNLRTGESTRRPIISHGEEQVNLEAGMVNRNMLGRKTRYAYLALAEPWPKVSGFAKVDLFTGEVEKHLYGDDRYGGEPLFLPGEGGGEDDGYILCFVHDEMTWKSELQVVNAVSLEVEATVKLPSRVPYGFHGTFIGASDLANQV; encoded by the coding sequence CATACTCAGTCGTCATTATCATCTTCTCAAAGCTCCTTGAGTTATTCTTGCTCTATGCCTATGACAAGTCGCGCCCAACGAAAGCTCAATGTTTCTTCTGCGCTTCACACTCCTCctgctcttctcttctccaagcAGTCCTCAACCTCTCCCGCCATTGCTGTCAACCCCAAAGCCAAAGACTCCGACACTAAACAGATGAACATGTTCCAGAgagcggcggcggcggcgctGGACGCGGCGGAGGGCTTCCTCGTGAGCCACGAGCGACACCACCCGCTTCCTAAAACCGCCGATCCTAGTGTTCAGATCGCCGGAAACTTCGCTCCGGTGAACGAACAGCCCGTCCGGCGTAATCTCCCGGTGGTCGGGAAAATACCGGATTCCATCAAAGGAGTGTACGTGCGCAACGGAGCCAACCCGCTTCACGAGCCGGTGACCGGTCACCACTTCTTCGACGGGGACGGGATGGTTCACGCCGTCAAATTCGAAGACGGTTCAGCTAGCTACGCCTGCCGGTTTACTCAGACAAACCGGTTTATCCAGGAGCGTAAATTGGGTCGACCGGTTTTCCCCAAAGCCATCGGCGAGCTTCACGGTCACACCGGTATCGCTCGTCTCATGCTATTCTACGCCAGAGCCGCAGCCGGTTTAGTCGATCCAACACACGGAACCGGAGTAGCTAACGCCGGTTTAGTCTATTTCAACAACCGGTTATTAGCCATGTCGGAGGACGATTTACCATACCAAGTCCGTATCACTCCAAGCGGAGACTTAAAAACCGTTGGCCGTTACGATTTCGACGGGCAGTTACAATCCACAATGATCGCCCACCCGAAAGTCGACCCGGAATCCGGAGAGCTTTTCGCTCTAAGCTACGACGTCGTTTCGAAGCCTTACCTGAAGTACTTCCGATTCTCACCCGACGGGACAAAATCACCGGACGTCGAGATCAACCTCGAGCAACCGACGATGATGCACGACTTCGCGATCACGGAGAACTTCGTCGTCATCCCGGACCAGCAAGTCGTGTTCAAGCTCCCGGAGATGATCCGCGGCGGCTCTCCGGTGGTCTACGACAAGGACAAAGTCGCGAGATTCGGAGTCCTCGACAAGTACGCCGGAGACTCGTCGGGGATCAGGTGGATCGAGGCGCCGGGATGCTTCTGCTTCCACCTCTGGAACGCCTGGGAGGAGCCGGAGACGGAGGAGGTCGTCGTGATCGGCTCCTGCATGACTCCGCCGGACTCGATTTTCAACGAGTCCGACGAGAGTCTAAGGAGCGTCCTCTCCGAGATTCGCCTCAATCTCAGAACCGGAGAGTCCACTCGCCGTCCGATCATCTCCCACGGAGAGGAGCAAGTCAACCTCGAGGCGGGGATGGTGAACCGGAACATGCTCGGCCGTAAAACGCGGTACGCTTACCTCGCGTTAGCCGAGCCGTGGCCTAAAGTCTCCGGCTTCGCGAAAGTCGATCTTTTCACCGGGGAAGTCGAGAAGCATCTCTACGGGGACGACCGTTACGGTGGAGAGCCTCTGTTTCTCCCGGGGGAGGGAGGAGGTGAAGACGACGGTTACATCCTCTGTTTCGTTCATGATGAGATGACGTGGAAGTCTGAGTTGCAGGTAGTTAACGCCGTTAGCTTGGAGGTTGAAGCGACGGTTAAGCTTCCGTCAAGGGTTCCGTATGGGTTTCACGGCACATTCATCGGGGCTAGTGACTTGGCGAATCAGGTGTGA